Proteins encoded by one window of Glycine soja cultivar W05 chromosome 15, ASM419377v2, whole genome shotgun sequence:
- the LOC114385844 gene encoding uncharacterized protein LOC114385844, which produces MEYLGHVISTNRIEPDHSKIIVMLEWPVPNNQRDLRGFLGLTGFYRKFVKGYAAIVVPLTSLLCKNNFSWTPEAQKVFEWLKVAMTNAPVLAIPNFSLPFILETDLM; this is translated from the coding sequence ATGGAGTATTTAGGACATGTTATTTCCACTAATAGGATAGAACCAGACCACTCCAAGATTATCGTGATGCTCGAGTGGCCAGTCCCCAACAACCAAAGGGACCTGCGAGGCTTCCTTGGACTCACGGGCTTCTACCGAAAGTTCGTCAAAGGTTATGCTGCTATTGTCGTCCCTTTGACCTCACTCCTGTGTAAAAACAACTTCAGTTGGACACCAGAAGCACAGAAAGTCTTTGAGTGGCTTAAGGTTGCAATGACTAACGCCCCTGTTTTAGCCATTCCAAATTTTTCTCTGCCTTTCATATTGGAAACTGATTTAATGTGA
- the LOC114387949 gene encoding uncharacterized protein LOC114387949, with translation MSNIITEGHSISRPPYFNGRNYTEWKERMRVFIQSVDFKLWLVIKNGPKVPTKLVDNKEVEKSEDEYDEDDMKSLELEAKAKNILHCALNPDIFEIFSDDPKSAKQMWDELDRFFFDREMTGANSPTPQGQLSKDPNTPDATQFNSPDLYFFQDTRESMDKFLDLCVPLHKLALRGNWEAAKVILAKDDRLKHAAIASGWATLLHVAAGANDSHFVEELLQELKDEHIALQDYMGNTAFSFAVASGNMEIVKLLMDRNPHLPTKRGGNDYTPIQFAVMQGKCDMARFLYDMTKVVFQDKDKIKLFFTCIKTGNYHMALEMAREWEELAYARDENKDTALHLLALNQNPLDSCCHCSEIKDPIQINPDMKKHVMFQLVNFLWKTILRHKDHSEAFRIISVPSQLLFDAAEVGNFGFLSELISAYPSMIIWEVDNKNQSIIHTAVSYRHASIFNLVHEIGSIKDIIISYFVKENNPLCFQPKNKNNTLLHLAAKLAPPDRLELVSGAAFQMCLEIIWFKEVKKIMPPSFIKLKNSDGLTAEELFTKEHEGLRKEGEEWMKRTAEFCMLISTVIATAVFAAAINIPGGIDDGTNKPNYLNKASFQVFAISDAAAFVFSATAILIFLSILISRYAEYDFHQSLPLKLICGLITLFISIACMMVAFGSAFFITYYYGLKAVPDIIAVLACLPLLLYIGLQFSLWSDIIYSTFYCRNLFKPSKRMIYVATKELEAL, from the exons ATGAGTAATATCATCACTGAAGGGCACTCTATTTCGAGGCCACCATATTTCAATGGAAGAAACTACACTGAGTGGAAGGAACGTATGAGAGTATTCATACAATCTGTTGACTTCAAGCTTTGGCTTGTGATAAAAAATGGACCAAAAGTTCCAACCAAGCTAGTAGACAACAAAGAAGTGGAGAAAAGTGAAGATGAATATGATGAAGACGACATGAAGAGTTTGGAATTAGAAGCaaaagcaaaaaatattttacattgtgCCTTAAATCCagatatttttgaaatattttcagATGACCCAAAATCAGCCAAGCAAATGTGGGACGAGCTtgacagatttttttttgacag GGAAATGACAGGTGCCAACTCTCCAACTCCACAAGGACAACTCTCCAAGGATCCAAACACACCAGATGCTACTCAATTTAATTCTCCTGACCTTTACTTTTTTCAGGATACAA GGGAATCCATGGACAAATTTTTGGATCTTTGTGTGCCCCTTCACAAGCTTGCTCTAAGAGGCAACTGGGAAGCAGCCAAAGTAATCTTAGCAAAAGATGATAGACTGAAGCACGCTGCAATAGCTAGTGGTTGGGCTACACTTCTACATGTTGCTGCAGGAGCAAACGATTCACACTTTGTGGAGGAGCTGCTGCAAGAACTCAAAGACGAACACATTGCATTGCAAGATTACATGGGCAACACCGCCTTCTCCTTCGCTGTTGCATCTGGGAACATGGAAATTGTTAAATTATTGATGGATAGAAATCCACACTTGCCAACAAAAAGGGGTGGAAATGATTATACACCTATTCAGTTTGCTGTGATGCAAGGAAAATGCGACATGGCACGGTTTCTATACGACATGACCAAAGTAGTATTCCAAGACAAGGACAAGATAAAGTTGTTCTTTACCTGTATCAAGACCGGCAACTATC ACATGGCCTTAGAAATGGCAAGAGAGTGGGAAGAGCTAGCTTATGCACGGGATGAAAATAAGGACACAGCTTTGCATCTCTTGGCTCTAAATCAAAACCCTTTGGATTCTTGTTGTCATTGTTCAGAGATTAAAGATCCCATCCAGATCAACCCTG ACATGAAAAAACATGTGATGTTTCAATTGGTTAATTTTCTGTGGAAAACGATTCTCCGCCACAAAGACCACTCGGAGGCATTCAGAATCATAAGTGTCCCTTCTCAACTATTATTCGATGCTGCAGAAGTTGGTAATTTTGGATTCTTGTCAGAGCTTATTAGTGCTTACCCTAGCATGATCATATGGGAAGTGGACAACAAAAACCAAAGTATAATTCACACAGCAGTTTCATATCGCCATGCTAGCATCTTCAATCTCGTACATGAAATAGGGTCCATTAAGGATattataatatcatattttgTCAAAGAAAACAACCCGTTGTGTTTTcaaccaaaaaataagaacaacaCTTTATTGCATTTGGCTGCAAAGTTAGCCCCACCAGATCGACTTGAATTAGTTTCTGGAGCAGCATTCCAAATGTGCCTCGAGATCATATGGTTTAAG GAGGTGAAGAAAATAATGCCACCATCATTCATAAAGTTGAAAAATTCTGATGGCCTAACTGCTGAAGAATTATTTACAAAGGAGCATGAAGGATTGCGAAAAGAAGGAGAGGAATGGATGAAACGCACTGCTGAGTTTTGTATGCTTATATCAACAGTTATTGCCACAGCAGTGTTCGCTGCTGCTATTAACATACCAGGTGGTATCGATGATGGCACAAATAAACCAAATTACTTGAACAAAGCATCATTCCAAGTATTTGCAATATCAGATGCAGCTGCATTCGTCTTCTCTGCAACTGCAATATTGATATTCTTGTCTATTCTCATCTCACGATATGCGGAGTACGACTTTCACCAGTCACTACCCTTGAAGTTAATATGTGGACTGATAACTCTATTCATCTCCATAGCATGCATGATGGTAGCATTTGGCAGTGCCTTCTTCATAACGTATTACTATGGTTTGAAGGCGGTTCCTGATATAATTGCAGTACTTGCATGTCTACCATTGCTTCTATATATAGGtttgcaattttcattatgGTCAGATATCATCTACTCAACCTTCTATTGTAGGAATCTATTTAAGCCAAGTAAACGTATGATTTATGTAGCTACTAAAGAATTAGAGGCATTGTAA
- the LOC114388148 gene encoding uncharacterized protein LOC114388148 → MALTHSTSFQQMFQRAASAQFRRPLLHLVSTQEARHRYLTQCVPLHKAALKGDWKEAKKILDQDPTLLKSAITKGWATVLHIAVGANHECFVEELVKLLSREDLELLDDKGNTAFCFAAAVGNVHIAEIMRIKNESLPTIRGGEGVTPLHLAVLQGRSEMTRYLFDKTREILYDDDWITLFLICVNSGLYELALEMLNQRESLAFARGDNYETALHVLARKPLNCGCRSPLRYPKHLLHLCKNMKDPPVLKLTRRIWDIFLTLDDSEMMDAIREPSQVTFIAAEEGNFEFLSVIMSTYPDLIWELNTMGRSIIHVAALHRHASIFNLIHEIGPSKDFVLTFLDDEGSTLLHSVAVIAPTDRLNVVSGAAFQMMLELTWFEEVKKIMLPSFVEMPNYEGIIPRELFTNQHEDLLKKGESWMKRTASSCMVVSTLIATGVFSAAFSVPGGIDDKLGSPNYLKKPLFTVFALSDALALTLSTTSTLIFLSILISRYAEEDFLRSLPFKLIFGLVSLFFSIISMMVAFSSTFFIAYYHAKTWVPITIAVFVCFPIFLFICLQFRLWHDIMYLHYICGSLFRPRKQMIH, encoded by the exons ATGGCCTTAACACATTCAACATCTTTCCAACAAATGTTTCAGAGGGCTGCTTCAGCTCAGTTTAGGAggcctctccttcatcttgtgTCCACTC AGGAAGCCAGGCACAGGTACCTCACCCAATGTGTTCCACTTCACAAAGCAGCACTAAAAGGAGACTGGAAAGAGGCCAAGAAAATACTAGACCAAGACCCCACGCTACTCAAGTCTGCCATAACAAAGGGGTGGGCAACAGTGCTCCACATTGCAGTCGGAGCAAACCATGAATGCTTTGTAGAGGAGTTGGTGAAACTACTTTCACGCGAAGACTTAGAACTGCTAGATGACAAGGGAAACACTGCATTCTGCTTTGCTGCAGCTGTTGGGAACGTGCACATTGCTGAAATCATGCGCATAAAGAATGAATCGTTGCCAACTATAAGGGGTGGAGAAGGAGTCACTCCTCTTCACTTGGCTGTGTTACAAGGACGGAGTGAAATGACTCGGTATCTGTTTGATAAAACTAGAGAAATACTCTATGATGATGATTGGATTACACTGTTCCTCATTTGTGTAAACTCTGGGCTCTATG AGCTTGCCCTGGAAATGCTAAATCAGAGGGAATCGCTAGCTTTTGCCCGGGGTGATAACTACGAGACAGCTTTGCATGTTTTGGCTCGAAAGCCTTTGAATTGTGGTTGCCGAAGTCCACTACGATATCCAAAACACCTCCTTCATTTGT GCAAGAACATGAAGGACCCTCCGGTCCTTAAACTTACAAGACGCATCTGGGATATATTTCTTACCCTTGATGACTCTGAGATGATGGATGCAATAAGAGAACCATCCCAAGTAACATTTATTGCCGCAGAAGAAGGCAATTTCGAGTTTCTATCTGTGATTATGAGCACTTATCcggatttgatttgggaattGAATACGATGGGTCGTAGTATAATTCACGTTGCTGCCTTACACCGACATGCTAGCATATTCAATTTGATACACGAAATTGGCCCAAGCAAAGATTTCGTGTTAACATTTTTGGATGATGAAGGCAGCACGTTACTCCATTCTGTTGCAGTAATAGCACCAACAGATCGACTTAATGTAGTTTCTGGAGCTGCTTTTCAAATGATGCTTGAGTTGACATGGTTTGAG GAGGTAAAAAAGATCATGCTACCATCATTTGTAGAGATGCCAAATTATGAAGGCATTATTCCTCGAGAACTATTCACCAATCAGCATGAAGATTTGTTGAAAAAGGGAGAATCTTGGATGAAGCGAACAGCAAGTTCTTGCATGGTTGTCTCAACTCTAATTGCAACAGGAGTGTTTTCTGCAGCTTTCAGCGTCCCAGGTGGTATCGATGACAAGTTAGGATCTCCCAATTATTTGAAGAAACCTTTATTCACGGTATTTGCATTATCAGATGCCTTGGCATTGACCCTTTCTACGACCTCAACCCTAATTTTTTTGTCCATACTCATCTCACGTTATGCTGAGGAAGACTTTCTCAGGTCACTGCCATTCAAATTGATATTTGGACTAGTGTCACTATTTTTCTCAATAATCAGCATGATGGTAGCATTCAGTAGTACTTTCTTCATAGCATATTACCATGCTAAAACGTGGGTTCCTATCACCATTGCTGTATTTGTGTGTTTTCcaatattcttatttatatgtCTACAGTTTCGTCTCTGGCATGACATAATGTATTTGCACTATATTTGTGGTTCTCTGTTTAGACCAAGGAAACAAATGATTCATTAG
- the LOC114385687 gene encoding mediator of RNA polymerase II transcription subunit 18 isoform X2: MECVVQGIIETQHVEALEILLQGLCGVQRERLRIHEICLKSGPHLGTVASEVRLLCDLEQAEPSWTVKHVGGAMRGAGAEQISVLVRSMVESKTSKNALRMFYTLGYKLDHELLRVGFSFNFHRGAQITVTVSSINKMLKLHATDEAVPVTPGIQMVEVTAPATAETYAEVASAVSSFCEYLAPLLHLSKPGISTGVVPTAAAAAASLMSDGGGTNL; encoded by the exons CATGTTGAGGCCTTGGAGATTCTTCTTCAAGGACTATGTGGTGTTCAGAGAGAACGATTGAGGATCCATGAAATATGCCTCAAGAGTGGTCCACATCTGG GCACTGTAGCCTCAGAGGTTCGACTCTTGTGTGACCTAGAGCAAGCTGAACCTTCCTG GACTGTTAAACATGTAGGTGGTGCAATGAGGGGAGCAGGTGCAGAGCAAATTTCTGTTCTCGTTAGGTCAATGGTGGAAAGCAAAACAAGCAAGAATGCACTTCGCATGTTTTATACACTGGGGTACAAGTTAGACCATGAGCTGCTGAGGGTGGGATTTTCCTTCAATTTCCACAGGGGTGCACAAATCACTGTAACAGTTTCATCAATCAATAAAATGCTGAAGCTGCATGCAACTGATGAGGCCGTGCCAGTAACACCTGGTATACAAATGGTTGAAGTAACAGCACCTGCAACTGCTGAAACCTACGCTGAAGTTGCTTCTGCTGTGTCATCCTTTTGTGAATACCTTGCACC GCTTCTCCACCTGTCCAAACCAGGCATTTCAACCGGTGTTGTTCCTACTGCTGCTGCAGCTGCTGCATCTCTAATGTCTGATGGTGGGGGTACAAATTTGTAG